Proteins found in one Thermovirga sp. genomic segment:
- a CDS encoding branched-chain amino acid ABC transporter permease, which yields MHNFLQTLVSGVEAGSIYAFLALAIVLVYQSTGMINFAQGEMGMFATFISWTFVEKGMPPILAIIAAMVLSFVFAAALEFFIVRRVVDRTGLDSPTALSSGMLLLINNLAGALWLYDPKVFHILPLGVISLGRVRMSYQTASVIGVLGLAVILLFLLFRYTNLGLALRAVVSNRESASLCGARPGRMLMFGWGLAAALGALAGALIAPTLFLSPMMMLTVLTYAMAGAALGGFDSLTGAVIGAMIIGVSENMAAAYIGIIGSDLKVIVPVVILLIVLLFRPWGLMGRRPVTRV from the coding sequence GTGCACAATTTCTTGCAAACTTTAGTTAGTGGTGTTGAGGCGGGCTCTATATACGCTTTTCTTGCCTTAGCCATCGTGTTGGTCTACCAGTCCACAGGGATGATCAACTTTGCTCAGGGTGAGATGGGAATGTTCGCAACCTTCATCTCCTGGACCTTTGTAGAAAAGGGCATGCCACCCATTTTGGCGATTATTGCAGCAATGGTGCTATCCTTCGTTTTTGCCGCGGCGCTGGAGTTTTTCATAGTCCGGCGGGTGGTAGACCGCACTGGCCTCGATAGCCCGACAGCCTTGTCCTCGGGGATGTTGTTGCTCATCAACAACCTTGCTGGCGCTCTTTGGCTCTACGATCCCAAGGTTTTTCATATCTTGCCCCTCGGGGTTATATCCTTGGGCAGGGTGCGGATGTCCTATCAGACGGCCAGCGTTATCGGAGTCCTGGGGTTGGCTGTGATTCTGCTCTTCCTTCTTTTCCGATACACAAATCTCGGATTAGCGCTGAGGGCGGTAGTGTCAAACAGGGAATCGGCAAGTCTCTGCGGCGCACGGCCGGGGCGCATGTTAATGTTCGGATGGGGGTTGGCGGCCGCCCTAGGCGCCCTCGCAGGCGCCTTGATCGCTCCCACGTTATTCTTGTCGCCGATGATGATGTTGACCGTGCTTACCTACGCTATGGCAGGGGCCGCCCTTGGCGGGTTCGACAGTCTAACTGGTGCCGTCATTGGCGCGATGATAATTGGTGTGTCAGAAAACATGGCTGCCGCATACATTGGAATCATCGGCTCGGATCTTAAGGTGATTGTGCCCGTGGTGATACTGTTAATTGTCCTTCTGTTCCGACCCTGGGGTCTCATGGGAAGGAGGCCGGTGACCCGTGTCTAA